A window of the Flavobacterium sangjuense genome harbors these coding sequences:
- a CDS encoding TerC/Alx family metal homeostasis membrane protein — translation MIVWILFFAAIFIFLALDLGVFNKTPHIISSKEAGIWTGVWVTLSFAFSGVVNWLYSNEYIANPTGIKPAVATIKYITGYLIELSLSIDNIFIIAIIFASFRIPQKYQHRILFWGILGAIGFRGLMIFFGVILINKFSWMTYLFGAFLLFTAFKMLFKKSEEEYNPKKSFVYRVIGKVIPITSHMEKEHFFTKINNINHATPLFVALLVIEVMDMLFALDSVPAILAITSDPFLVFSSNIFAILGLRSMYFFLANMLEKFSCLEYSLIAILTFVGIKMLVVHHYKFPEWVSLSFIALSLLVGIIISIKRSQIED, via the coding sequence ATGATTGTTTGGATATTATTCTTTGCCGCTATTTTTATTTTTCTTGCTTTAGATTTAGGTGTATTTAATAAAACACCACATATTATTAGCTCAAAAGAGGCCGGAATTTGGACCGGAGTTTGGGTTACGCTTTCTTTTGCTTTTTCGGGAGTTGTAAATTGGTTGTACAGTAATGAATACATTGCAAATCCAACAGGAATAAAACCAGCTGTAGCCACTATAAAATATATCACCGGTTATCTTATAGAATTATCATTAAGCATTGACAACATATTTATAATAGCCATAATTTTTGCTTCCTTTAGAATTCCTCAAAAATACCAACATCGTATTTTATTTTGGGGAATATTAGGTGCTATTGGTTTTAGAGGACTGATGATTTTCTTTGGTGTTATATTGATAAACAAATTCAGTTGGATGACTTATTTGTTTGGAGCATTCTTACTCTTTACTGCTTTTAAAATGTTATTCAAAAAAAGCGAAGAAGAGTATAATCCAAAGAAATCATTTGTATACAGAGTAATTGGTAAAGTTATACCGATAACAAGCCATATGGAGAAAGAGCATTTTTTTACAAAAATCAACAACATAAATCACGCAACTCCTCTTTTTGTTGCTTTGCTGGTAATTGAAGTAATGGATATGCTATTTGCTTTAGATAGTGTTCCTGCCATTTTAGCCATCACATCTGATCCCTTTTTAGTTTTTAGTTCTAATATTTTTGCTATACTTGGATTGCGTTCCATGTATTTCTTTTTGGCAAATATGTTGGAAAAATTTAGCTGTCTTGAATACAGTTTAATAGCCATCCTTACTTTTGTTGGAATTAAAATGTTAGTAGTTCATCACTATAAATTCCCTGAATGGGTTTCGTTGAGCTTTATTGCTTTGTCACTTTTAGTAGGCATAATCATTTCTATTAAGAGAAGTCAAATAGAAGATTAA
- a CDS encoding T9SS type A sorting domain-containing protein, translated as MKQIFTIFISVGFIPIIYGQSLSSTNSGAVSNNNLIYTVGEVFVNPTNQNDASSGLIGSISRIEFTSLSINEIEFNQNLKFYPNPTSNSVFLDIENEIIKNIYIFDLNGKLVNNQKNSNNQIDLSNLQTGTYIIKTDNQNFKSFKIIKR; from the coding sequence ATGAAACAAATTTTTACAATATTTATTAGCGTTGGATTTATCCCAATTATTTACGGACAATCATTGAGTTCTACAAATTCAGGAGCAGTATCTAACAATAATCTTATTTATACAGTTGGAGAAGTATTTGTAAATCCAACAAATCAAAACGATGCAAGCTCTGGACTAATTGGTTCAATTTCAAGAATTGAATTTACTTCATTAAGTATTAATGAAATTGAGTTTAATCAAAATTTAAAGTTTTACCCTAATCCAACATCAAATTCTGTATTCCTTGATATTGAAAATGAGATTATTAAAAATATCTATATTTTCGATTTAAATGGAAAATTAGTCAATAACCAAAAAAACAGTAATAATCAAATTGACTTATCTAATTTACAAACAGGGACATATATCATTAAAACAGACAATCAAAACTTCAAATCTTTTAAAATCATTAAACGCTAA
- a CDS encoding DUF4832 domain-containing protein, protein MKKAFLFLLLILNQVAVIGQTVNYTASTNIIANPERGLQKYSITAANYATTVGANNLSVATLNGWKNSADKVTVVYRYFILSAFMTSNINATYLNNLQTDFNNIRTAGLKVIIRFSYSDSEGTQAQQPTKAQILTHISQLSSLLNNNKDVIFSHQAGFIGTWGEWYYTNSTEFGTEDAISTTQWNNRKEIVDAMLANTPIEIPIQVRYVGIKQTMYGTTQLTAATAYQATPNARIGFYNDAFLNNYGDMGTYSTDNECTNPVGTAEYNYLSNETKYLPMTGETNGLNPCNSGFRTTGANAIYEMGLTNWTTLNRDYHPDFWNQITANQYDQILKNLGYRFIINSSTVTSNGSNFDLNLAITNEGFARPFKQRDVYLVMKNTATNSVTTYIVNTDIRTWENSISITQNFNPGITGTFQLYLWMPDKAPSLSSNSDYSIQFANSGTWESTTGYNNLLQTITLSPLGIEDFDIKNKLSIYPNPSSNFITVQTAGYEKEEIQIYNAIGQLIQTATISNNDRIDVSGFINGIYIIRLKNNPSISSKFIKL, encoded by the coding sequence ATGAAAAAGGCTTTTTTATTTTTGCTTTTAATACTCAATCAGGTAGCTGTAATTGGCCAAACGGTTAATTATACCGCTTCAACAAATATAATTGCCAATCCGGAAAGAGGTTTACAAAAATATTCTATAACTGCTGCTAATTATGCAACAACAGTTGGTGCAAATAATCTCTCAGTTGCAACTTTAAATGGCTGGAAAAACAGTGCTGACAAAGTAACTGTTGTGTACAGATATTTTATATTAAGTGCTTTTATGACTTCAAATATTAATGCAACTTATCTAAATAATCTGCAAACTGATTTTAATAATATAAGGACTGCAGGACTTAAAGTTATTATTAGATTTTCCTATTCTGATTCAGAAGGAACACAGGCCCAGCAACCAACAAAAGCTCAAATATTAACCCATATTTCGCAACTTTCTTCCTTACTAAACAACAATAAAGATGTTATTTTTTCCCATCAAGCTGGATTTATTGGCACTTGGGGTGAATGGTATTATACAAACTCAACCGAATTTGGAACCGAAGACGCAATATCTACAACACAATGGAATAATAGAAAAGAAATTGTAGATGCAATGTTAGCAAATACTCCAATTGAAATTCCAATTCAGGTTAGATATGTTGGAATAAAACAGACAATGTACGGAACAACCCAGTTAACAGCAGCTACTGCCTATCAAGCAACACCAAATGCCAGAATAGGTTTTTATAATGATGCTTTTCTAAATAATTATGGTGATATGGGAACATATAGTACTGATAACGAATGTACTAATCCTGTCGGCACAGCAGAGTATAACTATTTATCTAATGAAACGAAATATTTGCCAATGACCGGAGAAACCAATGGATTAAACCCTTGTAATAGTGGTTTTCGGACTACTGGTGCAAATGCTATTTATGAAATGGGACTGACAAACTGGACTACTTTAAACAGAGATTATCACCCGGACTTTTGGAATCAAATAACGGCAAATCAATATGATCAAATACTTAAAAATTTGGGGTATAGATTTATTATAAATTCTTCTACAGTAACGTCAAATGGGTCAAACTTTGATTTGAATTTAGCGATTACAAATGAAGGTTTTGCGAGACCTTTTAAGCAACGAGATGTTTATTTGGTAATGAAAAACACCGCGACGAATTCAGTAACAACTTATATAGTAAATACTGACATAAGAACCTGGGAAAATTCAATCTCTATTACCCAAAATTTTAATCCAGGAATAACAGGCACATTTCAATTATATCTTTGGATGCCTGATAAAGCACCTTCACTATCTTCAAATTCAGATTATAGTATTCAATTTGCAAATAGTGGCACTTGGGAATCAACAACGGGTTACAACAATTTATTACAAACAATTACCCTAAGCCCACTTGGAATAGAAGATTTTGATATTAAAAATAAATTATCAATCTATCCAAACCCTTCATCAAATTTTATAACTGTTCAAACAGCTGGTTATGAAAAAGAAGAAATCCAAATTTACAATGCTATCGGACAATTAATTCAAACAGCAACTATCTCAAATAATGATAGAATAGATGTTTCCGGATTTATAAATGGAATATATATTATTCGCTTAAAAAATAATCCATCAATTTCCTCTAAATTTATTAAATTATAA
- a CDS encoding OmpA family protein, producing the protein MQKIYILCISLFSLYGFGQNKLDVFFDFNKDVPNEASQIKIDQWVLDNKTAEITKVLGYCDSVDDSKYNKDLAMRRVNSIVEFLTKNNIKVSDKVALKSFGEDFKYSKNQSENRKVEVFYNLIKEKNTETKNVQTIPDGPFGRGRAKEVAAPETKEEEDILEVADKVALVEEERATLESKFDKAKKGDLVRINNINFYFNSERVMDESLPLLDELLDIMMNNPKMVIEIHGHICCNPNPNDTKLSYRRALVILKYLTKYGVNIDRLAFRGYGSNNPIYKIPERNVKERAANRRVEILIVNK; encoded by the coding sequence ATGCAAAAGATTTATATACTCTGTATTTCACTATTTTCGTTATATGGTTTTGGCCAAAATAAGCTTGATGTTTTTTTTGATTTCAATAAAGATGTCCCAAATGAAGCATCACAAATTAAAATAGACCAATGGGTTTTAGATAATAAAACAGCTGAAATCACCAAAGTTTTAGGCTATTGCGATAGTGTTGACGACAGTAAGTATAACAAAGACTTAGCCATGCGAAGAGTGAATTCGATAGTGGAGTTTTTAACTAAAAACAATATAAAAGTTTCGGATAAAGTAGCGCTAAAATCATTTGGTGAGGATTTTAAATATTCTAAAAATCAAAGTGAGAACAGGAAAGTAGAAGTGTTTTACAATCTGATAAAAGAAAAAAATACAGAGACAAAAAATGTGCAAACAATTCCTGATGGTCCTTTTGGAAGAGGACGAGCTAAAGAAGTTGCGGCTCCTGAAACAAAAGAAGAGGAAGACATATTAGAGGTTGCCGATAAGGTTGCACTTGTTGAAGAAGAAAGAGCAACATTAGAATCAAAATTTGATAAAGCCAAAAAAGGCGATTTAGTTAGAATAAATAATATCAATTTTTATTTTAATTCCGAAAGAGTGATGGATGAATCGCTGCCGCTTTTGGATGAATTGCTTGATATTATGATGAATAATCCAAAGATGGTAATTGAAATTCACGGACATATTTGCTGTAATCCAAATCCGAATGACACCAAATTATCCTATAGAAGAGCTTTGGTTATTCTGAAATACTTGACAAAATACGGAGTTAATATAGATCGATTAGCGTTCAGAGGTTACGGAAGCAATAATCCGATTTATAAGATACCAGAAAGAAATGTAAAAGAAAGAGCTGCCAACCGCAGAGTAGAAATCTTAATTGTAAATAAATAA
- a CDS encoding glutamine synthetase beta-grasp domain-containing protein, translated as MAKIKLEYLWLDGYEPTQNLRSKTKVEEHENFKGTIAEIENWSFDGSSTKQADGGSSDCVLVPVAIYPDPTRINGYLVMCEVLNADGTPHSSNGRATIDDDNDDFWFGFEQEYFIMDTKTQLPLGFPIGGYPAPQGLYYCSVGGKNTHGRKLVEEHADLCIAAGLNFEGINQEVACGQWEFQLFAKGAKKAGDEIWVARYLLDRLTEKYGYYIEYHPKPLGKDMDWNGSGMHANFSNSVLRTCGDKAVYDKICEAFRPVVLEHIAVYGAYNDQRLTGKHETASIHDFSYGVSDRGASIRIPIATVQRGWKGYLEDRRPASNGDPYKIASRIIKTVKSAL; from the coding sequence ATGGCTAAAATAAAATTAGAATATCTTTGGTTAGATGGTTACGAGCCAACACAAAATTTAAGAAGTAAAACCAAAGTAGAAGAGCATGAAAATTTTAAAGGAACTATAGCAGAAATTGAGAATTGGTCATTTGATGGATCATCCACAAAACAAGCTGATGGAGGTTCGTCAGATTGTGTTTTAGTACCGGTTGCTATTTATCCGGATCCAACTCGAATAAACGGATACTTGGTAATGTGTGAAGTTTTGAATGCTGATGGAACTCCGCACTCATCTAACGGTAGAGCAACAATTGATGATGATAATGATGATTTCTGGTTTGGATTTGAACAAGAGTATTTCATCATGGATACTAAAACTCAATTACCATTAGGATTCCCTATTGGAGGTTATCCAGCACCACAAGGTTTATACTACTGCTCAGTTGGCGGAAAAAATACTCACGGAAGAAAATTAGTTGAAGAGCATGCTGATTTATGCATTGCAGCTGGGTTAAACTTTGAAGGTATTAATCAGGAAGTTGCTTGTGGACAATGGGAGTTTCAATTATTTGCTAAAGGAGCCAAAAAAGCAGGAGATGAAATTTGGGTTGCACGATACTTATTAGATCGTTTGACCGAAAAATATGGTTACTATATTGAATACCATCCAAAACCTCTAGGAAAAGATATGGACTGGAATGGTTCTGGTATGCACGCTAACTTCTCTAATTCTGTATTAAGAACATGTGGTGACAAAGCTGTTTACGATAAAATATGCGAGGCTTTCCGACCAGTAGTTCTCGAGCATATAGCGGTTTATGGCGCCTATAATGATCAAAGATTAACGGGTAAGCACGAAACGGCTTCAATTCATGATTTTTCTTATGGTGTTTCAGACAGAGGAGCTTCAATTAGAATTCCAATTGCAACAGTACAAAGAGGATGGAAAGGTTATCTTGAAGATAGAAGACCTGCATCTAATGGTGACCCATACAAAATTGCTTCAAGAATTATAAAAACTGTAAAATCCGCATTATAA
- a CDS encoding AIR synthase related protein, producing the protein MSSDNSQRYNLRGVSASKEDVHNAIKNIDKGLFPKAFCKIVPDYLTNDDNYCLIMHADGAGTKSSLAYLYWKETGDISVWKGIAQDALIMNIDDLLCVGATDNIMLSSTIGRNKNLIPGEVLSAIINGTEELIAELKTFGVTIHSTGGETADVGDLVRTIIVDSTVTARMKRSDVIDNANIKAGDVIVGLASFGQAKYEKSYNGGMGSNGLTSARHDVFAKYLADKYPESFDSSVPNDLVYSGNTKLTDEVKNSPIDAGKLVLSPTRTYAPIIKEILSKYTPNDIHGMVHCSGGAQTKVLHFVDNVHVIKDNLFPAPPLFKLIQEQSKTDWKEMYQVFNCGHRMELYVPNEISQDIIKISKSFGVDAQIVGRVEASENKKLTIESEFGKFEY; encoded by the coding sequence ATGAGTTCCGATAACAGTCAACGTTACAATCTTCGTGGAGTTTCGGCTTCCAAAGAAGATGTCCACAACGCTATTAAAAACATCGACAAAGGATTATTTCCCAAAGCTTTTTGCAAAATTGTTCCCGATTATCTGACTAATGATGACAATTATTGTCTCATTATGCATGCCGATGGTGCCGGAACAAAATCGTCTTTAGCGTATTTGTATTGGAAAGAAACCGGCGATATTTCCGTTTGGAAGGGCATAGCGCAGGATGCTTTGATTATGAATATTGACGATTTACTTTGCGTTGGAGCGACTGATAATATCATGCTTTCCTCTACCATCGGAAGAAACAAAAACCTGATTCCGGGTGAAGTCCTTTCTGCGATTATCAACGGAACCGAAGAATTGATTGCCGAGCTAAAGACTTTTGGTGTAACCATTCATTCAACTGGCGGTGAAACTGCCGATGTTGGCGATTTGGTCAGAACCATAATCGTAGATTCAACCGTTACTGCCCGAATGAAACGCAGCGATGTGATTGACAATGCGAATATCAAAGCCGGCGACGTAATTGTTGGTTTGGCTTCTTTCGGTCAGGCCAAATATGAAAAAAGTTATAACGGCGGAATGGGAAGCAACGGATTAACATCGGCACGTCATGATGTTTTTGCCAAATATCTTGCCGATAAATACCCGGAAAGTTTTGACAGTTCGGTGCCAAATGATTTGGTTTATTCCGGAAACACAAAACTCACGGACGAAGTAAAAAACTCTCCAATTGACGCCGGAAAACTAGTGTTATCTCCAACGCGAACTTACGCGCCAATTATCAAAGAAATTTTAAGCAAATACACTCCAAACGACATTCACGGAATGGTGCATTGTTCTGGTGGAGCGCAAACCAAAGTGCTGCATTTTGTGGATAATGTTCATGTGATAAAAGACAATTTATTTCCGGCGCCACCACTTTTTAAATTGATACAGGAACAATCAAAAACGGATTGGAAAGAAATGTACCAAGTCTTTAACTGCGGTCACCGTATGGAATTATATGTTCCTAACGAAATTTCCCAGGACATTATCAAAATCTCAAAATCTTTTGGCGTTGATGCCCAAATTGTGGGTAGAGTAGAAGCCAGTGAAAACAAGAAACTCACTATTGAAAGTGAGTTTGGGAAGTTTGAGTATTAG
- a CDS encoding glutamine synthetase III family protein, producing MATLRFQALKDASGRKPVKFEESGRKSDLFGSNVFNDKAMKQFLTADAHKGVKDAVQHGTKIDRKLADYIAMGMKEWALTKGVTHYTHWFQPLTGTTAEKHDAFFETSYDGLEVFEKFGGGQLVQQEPDASSFPNGGIRNTFEARGYTAWDPTSPAFIFGTTLCIPTVFISYTGEALDYKTPLLRALNAVDEAAVDVCKYFDKNVKKVTATLGWEQEYFLVDASLANSRPDIVMTGRTLLGHTSAKGQQLDDHYFGSIPSRALNYMRELEEECMLLGIPVKTRHNEVAPNQFELAPIFEETNLAVDHNSLLMDVMSKVGERHDFKVLFHEKPFQGVNGSGKHNNWSMATDTGVNLLSPGKTPMSNLQFLSFFINTIKAVQEYEELLRAAIATASNDHRLGANEAPPAIISVFIGQQLTKVLAELESVTKGKLSPEEKTDLKLNVVGKIPEVILDNTDRNRTSPFAFTGNKFEFRAVGSSANCANAMTTLNSIVAKQLIDFKKEVDALIEKKDLKKDEAIFNVLREYIKETKNILFEGDGYSEAWEKEAKRRGLSNHKTTPTALKAKVSKKALDLFKDLNVMNHVEVEARYEIELEEYTKKIQIEGRVLGDIARNHVIPTAIRYQNTLIENARGLKEIFGKDFEKLAKEQISLIKEISGHIEGINSNVEAMTEARKKANALTDAQKMAESYCDKVKPYFDVIRAHCDKLELLVDDEIWTLTKYRELLFTR from the coding sequence ATGGCAACATTACGTTTTCAGGCATTAAAAGATGCATCAGGTAGAAAACCTGTAAAGTTTGAAGAATCCGGAAGAAAATCAGATCTTTTTGGTTCAAATGTATTTAATGATAAAGCGATGAAGCAGTTCTTAACTGCAGATGCGCACAAAGGTGTAAAAGACGCGGTGCAGCACGGAACTAAAATTGATAGAAAGCTTGCCGATTACATTGCGATGGGAATGAAAGAATGGGCTTTGACAAAAGGGGTAACTCATTATACACATTGGTTTCAACCATTGACAGGAACAACTGCTGAAAAACATGATGCCTTTTTTGAAACTTCTTATGATGGTTTAGAAGTTTTTGAAAAATTTGGTGGTGGCCAATTAGTACAACAAGAACCAGATGCTTCTTCTTTTCCAAATGGCGGAATCAGAAATACATTCGAAGCGCGTGGATATACTGCTTGGGATCCAACTTCTCCGGCATTTATTTTTGGAACAACTTTGTGTATTCCTACTGTTTTCATCTCCTATACAGGTGAAGCTTTAGATTATAAAACACCACTTTTGCGTGCGTTAAATGCAGTTGATGAAGCCGCTGTTGACGTTTGCAAATATTTTGATAAAAACGTAAAAAAAGTAACAGCCACTTTAGGTTGGGAACAAGAATATTTTTTGGTTGATGCTTCTTTGGCAAATTCCCGTCCGGATATCGTTATGACAGGCAGAACTTTACTTGGTCATACTTCGGCAAAAGGACAACAATTAGATGATCATTATTTTGGTTCAATTCCATCTCGTGCTCTAAATTATATGAGAGAGTTGGAAGAAGAATGTATGTTACTCGGAATTCCGGTTAAAACGCGTCATAACGAAGTAGCGCCAAACCAATTTGAGCTGGCTCCAATTTTTGAAGAAACCAATTTAGCTGTTGACCATAATTCACTATTAATGGATGTAATGTCAAAAGTGGGTGAGCGCCATGATTTTAAAGTGCTGTTCCATGAAAAACCTTTTCAAGGTGTAAACGGTTCAGGGAAACATAACAACTGGTCAATGGCAACGGATACTGGAGTAAACTTGCTTTCTCCGGGAAAAACACCAATGAGCAACTTACAATTCTTGTCGTTTTTTATTAATACAATAAAAGCAGTTCAGGAATATGAAGAATTACTTCGCGCAGCCATTGCAACAGCGAGTAACGATCATAGATTAGGAGCAAATGAAGCACCACCGGCCATTATCTCAGTTTTCATCGGACAACAATTGACAAAAGTTTTAGCTGAATTAGAAAGTGTAACAAAAGGGAAGTTATCTCCGGAAGAAAAAACAGATTTAAAACTGAATGTTGTAGGTAAGATTCCGGAAGTAATTTTGGATAATACCGATAGAAACAGAACATCGCCTTTTGCCTTTACCGGAAATAAATTTGAGTTCCGTGCTGTGGGCTCATCTGCAAACTGCGCTAATGCGATGACAACTCTGAATTCTATTGTGGCCAAACAATTAATAGATTTCAAAAAAGAAGTAGATGCCTTAATTGAGAAAAAAGATTTAAAGAAAGACGAAGCGATTTTTAATGTATTGAGAGAATATATTAAAGAGACAAAAAATATCCTTTTTGAAGGTGATGGTTATAGCGAAGCTTGGGAAAAAGAAGCCAAAAGACGTGGATTGAGCAATCATAAAACAACACCAACGGCTTTGAAAGCTAAGGTTTCTAAAAAAGCATTGGATTTATTCAAAGATTTGAATGTAATGAATCACGTTGAAGTGGAAGCGCGTTACGAAATTGAATTGGAAGAATACACTAAGAAAATCCAAATTGAAGGAAGAGTTCTTGGAGATATTGCACGTAATCATGTTATTCCAACAGCGATTCGCTACCAAAATACGCTGATTGAAAACGCTCGCGGATTGAAAGAAATATTCGGAAAAGATTTCGAAAAACTAGCTAAAGAACAAATCTCTTTAATCAAAGAAATCTCTGGTCACATTGAAGGAATTAATTCTAATGTCGAAGCAATGACCGAAGCACGTAAAAAAGCTAATGCCTTAACCGATGCTCAGAAAATGGCAGAATCATATTGCGACAAAGTAAAACCATACTTTGATGTAATCAGAGCGCATTGCGATAAACTGGAACTTTTGGTTGATGACGAAATTTGGACATTGACAAAATACAGAGAGTTACTGTTTACTAGATAA
- a CDS encoding OmpA family protein codes for MKTYFSFFFFLISIVTCYAQEKFTVYFESNKFELNTKENTKLSAWISENKNNKIVAIHGFTDEDGTSGFNDTLAQKRVNCIFNTVKNQIKIREDFKTRSFGESFEQSKNKAENRRVIIYYILEKDLAREDEILGIRKEIVEEKPKPEIVYPEKLVFENPNGTKSEFKLDRAFMKKVGEAKSGEKLKIENLNFVINTFAVVNESRGKMYELLLVLQKNPNLKIEIHGHLCCMPVDRADLSTQRAKAIYNFLVHNEIQKERLSYKGFGSSQPIHPLPEKDENERAANRRVEILIVEN; via the coding sequence ATGAAAACATATTTTAGTTTTTTTTTCTTTTTAATTTCAATAGTCACTTGCTATGCTCAAGAGAAATTCACTGTGTATTTTGAGAGTAATAAGTTTGAATTAAATACCAAAGAAAACACAAAACTAAGTGCCTGGATTTCCGAAAACAAGAACAATAAAATAGTAGCCATTCACGGTTTTACAGACGAAGACGGAACCAGTGGTTTCAACGATACTTTAGCCCAAAAACGCGTAAATTGTATTTTTAATACGGTCAAAAACCAAATCAAAATCAGAGAAGATTTTAAGACCAGAAGTTTTGGCGAAAGCTTTGAACAATCCAAAAACAAAGCAGAAAATCGCAGAGTTATCATTTATTATATACTCGAAAAAGACTTAGCACGCGAAGATGAAATCCTCGGAATTAGAAAGGAAATCGTCGAAGAAAAACCCAAGCCGGAAATAGTTTATCCCGAAAAATTAGTCTTCGAAAATCCAAACGGAACCAAGTCTGAATTTAAACTCGACCGCGCTTTTATGAAGAAAGTCGGGGAAGCCAAATCGGGAGAAAAACTCAAAATCGAAAACCTGAATTTTGTTATCAACACGTTTGCAGTTGTTAATGAATCCCGCGGAAAAATGTATGAGTTGCTTTTGGTACTTCAAAAAAATCCAAATTTGAAAATCGAAATTCATGGACATTTGTGCTGCATGCCTGTTGACAGAGCCGATTTGTCAACGCAACGCGCCAAAGCCATTTATAATTTTTTAGTGCATAATGAAATCCAAAAAGAGCGCTTGTCTTATAAAGGTTTTGGAAGTTCACAACCCATTCATCCATTGCCCGAAAAAGATGAAAACGAACGTGCTGCCAATCGAAGAGTAGAAATTTTAATTGTAGAAAATTAA
- a CDS encoding OmpA family protein: MKLKIVVLFFLVSLKSLGQKQVEVFFDFNKDFPNPTSILTLNEWIAKNKEIEITKLLGFCDSIDTKNYNKHLAERRIESVRELLEKSGLKFSKNLDKIAYGKDFKQSKVQAENRRVTIFYSEIAPKIVESEFTRQMRNSKVGETVKLPNIYFFNNSARIVPKSETSLYDLLCAMQENPKLKIEIQGHICCQMVNDVANISTARARAIYNYLLRNKIDRKRMKFVGYGVLRPIHKIPEQNQAEEDENRRVEILIVEK, from the coding sequence ATGAAATTAAAAATCGTCGTATTGTTTTTTCTGGTTTCTCTCAAATCGTTGGGGCAAAAACAAGTGGAAGTCTTTTTTGATTTCAATAAAGATTTTCCAAATCCAACGTCCATTTTGACACTCAACGAATGGATTGCCAAAAACAAAGAGATTGAAATTACCAAATTGTTAGGCTTTTGCGATAGTATTGATACCAAAAACTATAACAAACATCTGGCCGAAAGACGTATCGAGAGTGTACGTGAATTATTGGAAAAAAGCGGTTTAAAGTTCAGCAAAAATCTGGATAAGATAGCTTATGGTAAAGATTTTAAACAATCCAAAGTTCAGGCAGAGAACAGAAGAGTGACTATTTTTTATTCGGAAATCGCTCCGAAAATTGTCGAAAGCGAATTCACCAGGCAAATGCGAAATTCGAAAGTAGGCGAAACCGTTAAGTTACCTAATATTTATTTCTTCAATAATTCGGCGCGTATTGTACCAAAGTCAGAAACTAGTTTGTATGATTTGCTTTGCGCTATGCAGGAAAACCCGAAACTTAAAATTGAAATACAAGGCCATATTTGTTGTCAAATGGTTAATGATGTAGCCAATATTTCCACGGCTCGAGCCCGGGCAATTTACAATTATTTGTTGCGGAATAAAATCGACAGAAAAAGGATGAAGTTCGTGGGTTATGGTGTGTTGCGACCTATTCATAAAATTCCAGAGCAAAACCAAGCAGAAGAAGATGAAAACCGTCGCGTAGAAATTCTAATCGTTGAGAAATAA